From a region of the Tachypleus tridentatus isolate NWPU-2018 chromosome 1, ASM421037v1, whole genome shotgun sequence genome:
- the LOC143231857 gene encoding uncharacterized protein LOC143231857 yields MTNQQGSSQDGEDFKLKGNNESFCSRLNSVFDGLTPIEKQHREWETMQSSKCRNWLKPDPESLEDVEFSPNDKFVRPRGFAPKKRKIDNKTMPGFKRHPEKWTKYSLTDVSSFEMSDESNSQVALSFLKQLKKEKSKGENEKLPVADVNAKIIFQKPANRPPKSLKKKDDVNETTCYGNSNTTSDTVSDTMETCNNSSVSGKFLMPECVVGLPSSTKCNKRRKDDGSCSRHAGHLVSLDHLNEYEGEAEEAGNEDSSSIENTFISVGKRNYRYGCDEDGKSDKLNLLNMETEDV; encoded by the coding sequence ATGACTAATCAACAAGGTTCAAGCCAGGATGGTGAAGACTTCAAATTGAAAGGTAATAATGAATCGTTCTGTTCAAGACTGAACTCTGTGTTTGATGGGTTAACTCcaatagaaaaacaacacagaGAATGGGAGACTATGCAAAGCAGTAAATGTAGGAACTGGTTAAAACCAGATCCGGAATCATTAGAAGACGTAGAATTTTCTCCTAATGATAAGTTTGTAAGACCACGTGGATTTGCGCCTAAGAAGAGAAAAATTGATAATAAAACCATGCCAGGTTTTAAAAGACATCCAGAAAAATGGACTAAGTATTCGTTAACTGATGTATCGTCATTTGAAATGTCTGACGAGTCAAATTCACAAGTAGCATTGTCCTtcttaaaacaactaaaaaaagaaaaaagcaaagGAGAAAACGAAAAATTACCAGTAGCAGACGTAAATgcgaaaataatttttcaaaagccCGCCAATAGACCTCCAAAAAGTTTGAAGAAGAAAGATGATGTTAATGAAACCACATGCTATGGGAATTCTAACACTACGAGTGATACAGTCAGTGATACTATGGAAACGTGTAATAATTCCAGTGTTTCTGGAAAATTTCTTATGCCAGAATGTGTTGTGGGGTTACCATCAAGTACAAAGTGTAACAAGAGACGGAAGGATGATGGTTCTTGTAGTCGTCATGCAGGTCACCTGGTGAGTCTGGATCACTTGAATGAGTATGAAGGGGAAGCTGAAGAAGCAGGAAATGAAGATTCTTCTTCTATAGAAAACACATTCATATCTGTTGGGAAAAGAAATTATAGATATGGGTGTGATGAAGATGGTAAATCTGacaaattaaatttgttaaacatGGAAACTGAAGATGTGTAA